In Levilactobacillus brevis, the genomic window ATTCGCCACGACGGGAAGTGTCAGCGGAGCAACCATGCCTAATACAATTGCAGAAGTCAATAATCCTGATTTAATTTTCATTGTCCATCACTTGAAAGCAATTTTGGCCGCCTAGTTGCCTCCAGCTCCCTTCTCCAAAATAAGTCATTCACGCACGACCAGTTACCACTTAGATAACTATTGTTCACCATCGAATTTTATCAATGTTAAATTATTGAACAAACGATTGATTAACCAATCTACATGTTTAGTATAGCACAATTGGTGTTTTTCACTCGTTGCCTTTACGGCCAATTAGCGCAATGTGTGGCACTGCTACAAACCGCGGCATGTCGGGACTTGCGGGGGACTTTTATAATAAAATTAATCGTTTTAAGGGCTACCTGAATACGATCAACAAGCGATAAATTTCACTCGTCAAATTATTAGCTAGCCTTTTCGCTAAAAATAATACCCCCTTTTCGGATAGTCACTTATCAAATCAGATAGTACTCAAAATAAGGCTAGACGCCATCACGGGCCTAGCCTTATTTCTGTCGCTTCACTATCCTATAAGTATGACCCTTTGATCGCCTAAAATAGCGTCAACGCTACTCTTTCTTCCGCTTCCAGCCTAACCAGCCGCCAATCGTCAGCAACCCAAGTAACGCCGCGCCCCACCAGCTTGAGACGGTCCATTCATCCGTTTGTGGCAGCGTTTCCATTTTAGGTGATTTCTCTGATTTAGCTACCGTGGACCGCCGACCATTTAATACCGTCATCCCCGGTTGCGGACGGGCTTGCGTGGTACTCGAGCCTACCTGCACGCCATCCGGCTGGCCGCTTGAATCTGGCTTAGTCGGCTTTTCGATTGGCGCTGGATCCGGCTTATCCGGCGTGATCTGATCACCATCACCATCGCTGGTCACCTCTTCATAGAGATAGGTAACCACTTGATCCGCTGTGCTAAAGGTCCCCTGCGCATTAGCCGGCGTCGTAACCAACTGATAGCCGGTCACTGTCACCGGAGACGTTGCGTAGGCTTCACCTGGCTTTCCTGTCAATACAACATCCGGTGCCACTGGCGTTCCATCCGCCGTCTGGTAGTGCACCGTCACTCTGGTTTCACTCGTTGTCGGCGGTACCACAACGCTCGTCTTCGCGTAGAAGTAGGTCACTTGTTGCGCCTGATCCGTGAAGGTCCCCGTGGCTGGTCCCTGAACTTTCTGTAACGTATAGCCCGTCACCGTCTTGGCTTGGGTGGTGTATGACTCACCGTACTTTCCTGTCAAAACTTGCGGTTCAGCCACCGCCGCACCGGTTGCTTCATCTACATAGGTCACCGTCACCGGGGCACTCTCGTTTTGATCATAAACGTAAGTCACGGCAATCGCCGTCGTCCCAAACGTCCCGGTAGCATTTGCTGGTAGCTTGCTCTGGTCTAGCGTATAACCCGCGATAGTCTTGGGCGTGGTGGTGTAGGTCTGACCAACCGCCCCGTCACTCAGGACGGTAGCCGGCGCAATCGAGGCGCCTTGCTGATTGGTATAATGAACCGTTACTGGCGCGGCTACCTGCGCATCGGTAATGTAAGGCGCGTAGTAGGTCAACACACGGCGCCCGTCCCCATCATAATAGCAAGCGACCAAGTAATACGTATACGGCAACTGCTGAATACCAATCCCGGAGCCGGCCGCCGAACTGGTCGTTGGTCCAGGGGTTACCTGCGATTTAACCACTTTAAATTCCACCTGGGTATCACCAATCGCCGTACCGTTAGCGCCCCGGCGATAGACATTAATCACACTGGGATTCAGAGTGTGCCAACTCCAGTAGTCAAAATAAATGGTCGACCCAGTTGGTTCCCCGTAATGTCCGAGTACCGCATTGTAATTTTGCGGTAATTTCAAACCCAAGTTAGACATCAGCACCGTGTCCTGCCCCGGCTTCAAATAAACCGGTGCGCGCCAAATCTCCTGGCCGCCAATGTTGAGACCGCCCTGATCAAACTGTGCGGCGTCTAGCATGGAGAAATCTCTAATTGAATTGTGAATAGCCGAGATATAGGTTAGTTTCTTCATGTTGGCCAACGCACTAATATCACTGACTCGATTGTTAGAGAACTGCAGGGAGGTCAGTTTCGTTAAATTCTTGATGGGTGACAAGTCGGTAATATCGCCGTGCCAGTAGCCGGGTACTCGACCATTATCTGTGCTGTCTAAGACGTTCAGTAAGTCTAAACTTTCCAAATTGGTCGCATATTGCAGGCCCTCGATAGAATACGAGGTCTTCCCGTCAATATAGGTCGAAGATTTTACTTGAATAGAAAAACTCTTTAGCAATAGCATGTCGCTCTTGGTAATGTCGTCAACCGAATTCCACGTCTTATCCGAATAGCCGGGATCGACGAGATTATTATTCCAATGGTTGCCATTGCCTTGGAGATTCCGAAGCAACACTGCCTGTAGTCGCTTGTTGGGCATCCACTCATCGATTGGCGCATCGTCATAAATAAGTTGATCGTCGGTCGGCGCTATCGGAAGAGTCGCCACGACCGGACTGACTGCCGTGCGGACACGGGCGGTACGCGTCTGTCTGGTTGGCG contains:
- a CDS encoding MucBP domain-containing protein, yielding MTEENVRFKLYKSNKKWIIASIATVSLLMVSGKAQADQLPPNDGARADTESAVQASRSATQTVTLPSTTVRGHAAAPANKPADETVPAQETPTTTSTTADGSNPAPTDSIPQQPTKPVKQLADRPTPATVQKPVTPAQVHKYQRVTPPVSPTRQTRTARVRTAVSPVVATLPIAPTDDQLIYDDAPIDEWMPNKRLQAVLLRNLQGNGNHWNNNLVDPGYSDKTWNSVDDITKSDMLLLKSFSIQVKSSTYIDGKTSYSIEGLQYATNLESLDLLNVLDSTDNGRVPGYWHGDITDLSPIKNLTKLTSLQFSNNRVSDISALANMKKLTYISAIHNSIRDFSMLDAAQFDQGGLNIGGQEIWRAPVYLKPGQDTVLMSNLGLKLPQNYNAVLGHYGEPTGSTIYFDYWSWHTLNPSVINVYRRGANGTAIGDTQVEFKVVKSQVTPGPTTSSAAGSGIGIQQLPYTYYLVACYYDGDGRRVLTYYAPYITDAQVAAPVTVHYTNQQGASIAPATVLSDGAVGQTYTTTPKTIAGYTLDQSKLPANATGTFGTTAIAVTYVYDQNESAPVTVTYVDEATGAAVAEPQVLTGKYGESYTTQAKTVTGYTLQKVQGPATGTFTDQAQQVTYFYAKTSVVVPPTTSETRVTVHYQTADGTPVAPDVVLTGKPGEAYATSPVTVTGYQLVTTPANAQGTFSTADQVVTYLYEEVTSDGDGDQITPDKPDPAPIEKPTKPDSSGQPDGVQVGSSTTQARPQPGMTVLNGRRSTVAKSEKSPKMETLPQTDEWTVSSWWGAALLGLLTIGGWLGWKRKKE